The nucleotide window TAGCTGATGCTATTGGTATAGGTTTGGGTTTTACCCTGGCCTTGGTCCTTATAGCCTTGTTCAGGGAGATACTGGGGACGGGTTCACTTTCCGTATTTGGTTTCCAGTTGCCCAGGATACCGGTACTTTACACCAATCCTTTAGGATTTTTTGTTTCAGCTCCGGGGGCTTTTTTAGTAATCGGGGTACTGTTGGCAGTGTTTAGATGGATAGGAGTGTTGGACAATGAATAATTTATTTTCCATATTTATAGCGATGGCCATAGTAAACAATATGGTATTGGCCAAGTTTCTGGGACTGTGCCCTTTTTTTGGAGTATCCAAAAAGCTGTCTAATGCAGTAAGTATGGGTATAGCAGTTACCTTTGTAATGCTGCTGGCTTCTGTTTCCACTACCATCATATATAACTACCTGCTGGTTCCTTTTGGGGTAGAATTTATGAAGATAGTGCTCTATATTCTGGTTATAGCTTCATTAGTGCAAATAGTGGAGCTCACTATCAGGAGAACCAATATAGCCCTATATAATGCATTGGGCATATATCTGCCCTTGATAACCACCAACTGCGCTGTACTGGGCATAGCCTTGATTAATTCCCAGGAAGGCTATAATATCCTGCAGAGCACCATAAGTTCATTAGGGGCAGGAGTGGGTTTCAGCCTGGTACTGATTATAATGTCCGGCATAAGGGAAAAACTGGATCTGGGAGATAGCCCTGAGGCCATGAGGGGTTTGCCTATTGCTTTTATAACTGCTGCTCTTCTGGCTATGGCCTTTATGGGCTTTGGCGGTATGGTATAAATTTTTTTATAAGGAGTTTTAATTAGAAATGAATGTAATTTGGATAGTAATAATATTAAGTGCAATAGGGCTGGTAAGCGGCATACTTATTTTCGTAGTGAATAAAGTGCTTCCCAGGGAGCCTGAATCCTTAAAGAAAGCGGAGCAGGTATCTCAGTATTTGCCCGGCTATAACTGCGGGGCTTGCGGGTATCCCGGATGCTTTGCCTATGCCCAGGCGGCAGCTGAGGATAAAGATATAATAACTAAAAACCCCTGTGCTACAGTGATGCAGGATGAAAAAATGCTGGCAGGCATTGAAAAAGCACTGGGTTTAAAGATAGATACATCCCAAATGAATAAGAAAGCTGTGGTAAAATGCTATGGGGTTACCGTTCCTATAGGTAAATATGAAGGCATTAACACCTGTGAAGCGGCCAACAGCTTGGTTGGGGGATACAAGGTATGCCCCTTTGGGTGCCTGGGTTTTGGCGACTGTGCGGTAGTTTGCCCCCAGGATGCCATCACTATAGATAAAAAAAGAAATGTGGCAGTAATTGATCCTGAAAAATGTACAGGCTGCGGGCTATGTGTGGATCAATGCCCGAAAGGCATAATAGAACTGGTTCCTGCAGATTCCAATATAGTCTTCAGGTGTAATTACGAATCCCTGAAAGACATACCGGGAAGGGAAAAATGTGATGAAGGCTGCCTACACTGCCGTAAATGTTTGAAAGCCTGTGAGCATGACGCCATTATTTGGAACAAGGAAAAGGGAATTCCTGAATTTGATTTTTCCAATTGCATTATGTGCGGGGCCTGCATTGAGGCTTGTCCCCACCAGCGCTTAGTAGAATTAAAAGATGTGGCAGGTAAAAAACCAGCCTTGAAAAAATAGTTATGTTCTTCGGGAAATGCAATCATGACGGGGGCATAACTGGCAGGCGACCCTGGTTTTATCTATTTCATGTTCGGGGCCAAACCCATATACCCCTGATATGGATTTAAACGGCATCATTAGGTAGCTGGGATTTAAGTTTACCCCTATTTGGGATCCATCAACCATCTTAAATATTTCTTTTTGTTCTTCTATGGTCCATTTATACTGCCCGGGGGAGTAGCTGCAGGTGGCTTGCCATCCCGGTTGTTGTAACCCTTGCTGTCTGGCTATGGTGGCGAATTGTTCGCCCAGCAGGGTAAGAAAGCTGGTGGTTACTGCATCCATAACAATAGTAGACAAGGTATCTCCACTTTCACTATTCTGTTTAATTAGCTGGTCTACCTGGTGTCCCAGGGTACAAATGTAGATAAGGGCAAGTTTGGAGCCCAGCAGAATCTTTGAAATATTGGGGCCGTTAAACCGGTGTCCGGAACTGAACCATACTGATTCCCCCTTAATTTTTTCTATTTCGAACAGGTCATAGATGGCTTGGGGTTGTATGGCTTGCAGGCATTGATATTTTTTTTCTGCCAGCAGGTCTTCCAGTTGCTGGTTTAGCCTTCCCCCCATAAGTTTAGTTAAAAAGTCCCTGCCGGTGTCCGGGGGAACATCAAGACTTATCTTATGTAAAACTTTTGCCATATTACCCTATTTTTCCTTGGCATTTTTACCTAATATAATATAACATTAATACAACTAAAAAAAGGTTAATAAATGCCAGACTCCCAGATAGAAAAGATAAGGAAGTATTTTGAAAAAGAGCCTTATGCCGGTTACTTGGGAATGAAGCTGGAAGAACTGGCTTTAGGACGCAGTGTAGTCAGCATGAAGGCCTTACCCCAGTTTAACAATGCTTTTTCCATTACCCACGGCGGGGCAATTTTCTCTCTGGTCGATACGGCTTTTGGCCTGGCGGCAAATTCTTACGGGCAATTGGCAGTAGCCCTTTCCATGTCCATAAACTATATCTCTCCTGCCCGGCCGGGAGACAGGCTGACCGCAGAGGCGCAGGAGGTAAGCAGAGGGACACGAACCGCTAATTACAGGATAACAGTAACCAATAAACCCGGCCAAACCGTAGCTATTTGCCAGGCGATAGCCTATTTAAAAAGAAAAAAATTACCACTGCCCTTAAAAAAAAATGAAGATAATACATAGCTCAGATCTACATTTAAACCAGAAATTTCCAGAGAGGATGGAAGCTTTAGACCGGATATTGGAATTAGGGCACCACCAGCAAGCGGATATAATTTGCATAGCCGGTGACCTTTTTGACAGCAGGGCAGATTGCGATTTTTATCGGCCCATGCTGCGCCAGAAATTTTCACAGCTTCCATTTAAAGTCCTGGTTATTCCCGGAAATCATGATTATGGTTCTTATGGAGGCGATAATTTTTTTGGCAATGATATTACCATTATTGATAAAAAGCCTTTTGAAGTAATAAACCTAAATCAAGCCAGGCTGATAGCAGTACCCTATTATAACCAGGATTTAAGCCAGCATATTTACCAGATAATCGAAAACAAAGACCCTGAAGGAATAAATATTTTGATGCTGCACTGTTCCCTGGATGCACCTTTTATAGAGAAAGATGATCTGGGGGAGGAGCAAGGGGAAAAATACCTGCCGGTAAGCTCCAAAGTTCTGGCAGAGTTAGGTTTTGACTATATTCTTGCCGGCCATTACCACAGCCGTTTCACGGTTCAGAAAATCTCTGAGGCCAGTACTTTTATTTATCCCGGCAGCCCGGTATCGGTTACCAAAAAAGAGCTGGGAAAAAGAGCAGTGGCAGTGCTGGATACCAAAGAGGATCCGCCGGTTAGCCAGGCTTATGTAGACAGCAAATATTTTGATGTCTTGAATTTTTCCTTTTTGCCCCAAAAAGAGGATGAAGTCCTGTCACAGCTGCAGCAGGCCTTGGACCAGAATGATTCCCGCTACGGCTGGATAGCGGTGTGCCTGGATGGATTTACATCCCGGGGAGAAAAAACACTTAAAGCGGAAATTGAAAATATTGCTGACAGGTATGATAGGGATAAAATAGAGTTGAATTTGACCTACAGGGATGTAGCGGCAGTATTGGCAGATCCCCTTTATGCTGATTTTAAAGGGAAGCTGGAGAAGTCAGAGTTAAGCGAAGAATTGAAAAAGGATATTGACCAGCAGTGCAAGCTCTATTTTTCTAAACTGAGGATGGATTAATTTTGTTTTTAAAAAAAATAGCATTAAATCATTATGGACCTATATCCAGCCAGCAGCTGGATATAGGTAAGGGCATACAAATTATCTGGGGTCCTAATGAGGCCGGCAAAACCCTTACCATAGATGCTGTATTAAAATTAATGCTGGGTAAATCAGCCCGTGATTTTAATGATATTGACCGGGTTAATCAGCTGCCTGACGGTTACCTGCTCCTGGAAGAGGACCAGGGGCAGCAGTTAAAAATAGATTCTGCCAACAGTTTGAGCAAATTTATAGGTATAAGTCCCCGGGATGTCCGGAATATCATGGTGATTAGGAACAGTGATCTCAGCCTGGATCTGGAAGCGGACTATTATCGTACCGTTACTGACCGGTTAACCGGCCTGCAGACAGAAAGAATTGAAAAGCTGGCGGGGATGTTCAGGCAGTATGGCCGGTTGACCGAACAGGGCAGCCTATCTAACAGCCGGGAACACGGCTATATTAAGAATAAAAGGGAAGAGGCCAAACAATTAAAAAAAGAAATCGACAGCTATCTCTCTGAAGCACAAAAAAACCACCTGGATGAACTGGAAGTTACTAGTTTGAGGTTATCCAAAAAGTTGGGAGAGACCAAACAGCAGCTGGCAGAATATGACCGGTTAGCGGCATTTAATGATTTTAAACAGTTGGAAGATAATATAGCCCAGCTTAAAATATTAACAGGTCAATTCCAGCAGTACCAAAAATATACCCAGGAAAGTTATAACCATCTTTTAAAATTAAAGTCAGATATAAGTACTGATGACGACAATATCAAAGTCGCTGCTGCTGAAAGCAGTAACCTGGATAAAACCATAGACGGCCTGGCTGTAAAAAAGGGGGAAGTAGAAAGCAAGCTCAAACCCTTAGATGATAAAGCCAAAAACCTGGTTGAGCTAAAAGAAGAGCTTGCCTTTTGGCAGCATCAAAACATGGAGGCTGAGAACAAGGTATTTCTGTGGGTGTCCCTGGCTTTGCTGGCTATGGGTTTCATAAGCCTGGTTCCCCTCATAATGTATCAGGTTTTAGCCTATTTATGGCTTCCCTTGATACTGGTTTTTCTGTTCCTGGCTTTTTTTGGCTTCTACTGGTATCAAAAGCAAAAATATAGATCCTATCTTTTAGGCCTGTCCAAGCTGCTGGATAAATTTAGCAGATGGGGCATTAAAGCCCAGAGCCTAAGGGAAGCAGCAGTAGAAGTCAGCCGTTTTGAAGAGCAGAAGCAAATTTTGGAAGAAGAGAAACTGGGTCTGGAAAAGGAATTAGACATAAAAAGGGGACATAGGCAGAGCCTGGCGGCAGATACCAAGAGGCATAGCCAAAACCTATCCGATAGCCGGGAACAGGTGTCAGATATCTTAAATCAGCTGGGGGTAGAAAGTGAACAGGCACTAGCTAAAAAGTTGGAAGAAAAAAGAGACATTCAGTACAGGGCAGGGCAAGTATTTCAATGGCTGAACCAAAAATTTGAGCTAAGCTATGAGAATGAAAATGATATGGATTATATTGGAAAAAAATTAATTGAGATAGACAGCCTGGCCCAGGAGAAAAAACCCCAAGGATACTCATCAAACCAGGTTTTGCGCCGTATTGACCAAAAATACTATCAACAGCTAAAGCAAGAGTTAACAGAGCTGGAAGTAGAGCTGGGGGAAAATAATAAAAAGCTGGAAGACCACCAGTTCGCTTTAAGGGATATGCAGAAAAAATTAGATAATCTGGAAATAGAATGTTCTAATATAGAGATAGATAACTTGGCTAAGCTGCCCAAAGCAGCGGTTTTGCTGGAGGATTTTGCAGCAGAGATTGACCGAAGGGCAGAGGCAGCAGAAGAGGCCATTGCCATATTGGGCCAGATCAGCCAGGAAGAGCAGCTTAAGGTATCAGATATATTTGAAACCCTTTCTGCTTCAGATTATTTTCACCAGGTAACAGGGGGTAGATACAGCCGCATATATTATGAGCCCGAGCAAAAAAAAGTAAAAGTGGTTAACCGTAAAGGAGAAAGCCTGGAGGCAACCCAGTTAAGCCGGGGTACTTATGACCAGTTATACCTGGCTATAAGGGTGGCTTTGGCACAAAAGGTTTTTACTGAACCTTCCTTTTTCATATTAGACGATGCTTTTATCTATTCTGACACCGACAGGCTCAAACAGCAGTTTGAGCTACTGGCCAGCTTGGCCCAAGAAGGATGGTCTTTTATTTATTTTACAGTGAAGGATGAAATAAAGCAGATGGCAGGAAGTATTTCTTCCCACCATATAATTTCTATGGAAGGTAACTGATATGAATAATTTTAAATACAATGCGCAGCTTTATGACCTTCAGATTGACTGGGAGGCCAGGCTGGCCAGGGAGATGGAGCTGCTTCTTCATATAATTAACAAATACAGGGTTAACAGTATTTTGGATATAGGATGCGGAACCGGCCATCACCTCCAGGCCTTATCCGGTTATGTGGATAAACTGGTAGGGCTAGATCCTTTAAAAGATACTATAGAATATGCCCAAAATAAGGTGGTTACCGCTAAAAATGTAACTTTGAAAGTGGGAGGCTTTGAAGATTTGGGTCATATGGATCTGCCTGAATTTGACCTGGTGATGAGCCTGGGTAATACCTTGACCTTGCCGGGTACCCGCAGAAAGGTTAAACAGGCCTTAAAACATTGCCGCAAGAAACTTAGTAAAGAAGGCGCAGCATTGTTTCAGTTCCTTAACTTTAACCGCAGCATTATAGAAAAGAACAGTTATTACCGTCCCAAAGTGGTCCGGTGGGAAGGTAAACAATACTTGTTTTTAAAGCATTTTAACTACGGGCGGATAAAAACCAAAGCGGATTTTATAATCGCTGGAATTGGTG belongs to Actinomycetota bacterium and includes:
- a CDS encoding RnfABCDGE type electron transport complex subunit A; amino-acid sequence: MNNLFSIFIAMAIVNNMVLAKFLGLCPFFGVSKKLSNAVSMGIAVTFVMLLASVSTTIIYNYLLVPFGVEFMKIVLYILVIASLVQIVELTIRRTNIALYNALGIYLPLITTNCAVLGIALINSQEGYNILQSTISSLGAGVGFSLVLIIMSGIREKLDLGDSPEAMRGLPIAFITAALLAMAFMGFGGMV
- a CDS encoding 4Fe-4S binding protein produces the protein MNVIWIVIILSAIGLVSGILIFVVNKVLPREPESLKKAEQVSQYLPGYNCGACGYPGCFAYAQAAAEDKDIITKNPCATVMQDEKMLAGIEKALGLKIDTSQMNKKAVVKCYGVTVPIGKYEGINTCEAANSLVGGYKVCPFGCLGFGDCAVVCPQDAITIDKKRNVAVIDPEKCTGCGLCVDQCPKGIIELVPADSNIVFRCNYESLKDIPGREKCDEGCLHCRKCLKACEHDAIIWNKEKGIPEFDFSNCIMCGACIEACPHQRLVELKDVAGKKPALKK
- a CDS encoding vitamin B12 dependent-methionine synthase activation domain-containing protein yields the protein MAKVLHKISLDVPPDTGRDFLTKLMGGRLNQQLEDLLAEKKYQCLQAIQPQAIYDLFEIEKIKGESVWFSSGHRFNGPNISKILLGSKLALIYICTLGHQVDQLIKQNSESGDTLSTIVMDAVTTSFLTLLGEQFATIARQQGLQQPGWQATCSYSPGQYKWTIEEQKEIFKMVDGSQIGVNLNPSYLMMPFKSISGVYGFGPEHEIDKTRVACQLCPRHDCISRRT
- a CDS encoding hotdog fold thioesterase, giving the protein MPDSQIEKIRKYFEKEPYAGYLGMKLEELALGRSVVSMKALPQFNNAFSITHGGAIFSLVDTAFGLAANSYGQLAVALSMSINYISPARPGDRLTAEAQEVSRGTRTANYRITVTNKPGQTVAICQAIAYLKRKKLPLPLKKNEDNT
- a CDS encoding metallophosphoesterase; translation: MEALDRILELGHHQQADIICIAGDLFDSRADCDFYRPMLRQKFSQLPFKVLVIPGNHDYGSYGGDNFFGNDITIIDKKPFEVINLNQARLIAVPYYNQDLSQHIYQIIENKDPEGINILMLHCSLDAPFIEKDDLGEEQGEKYLPVSSKVLAELGFDYILAGHYHSRFTVQKISEASTFIYPGSPVSVTKKELGKRAVAVLDTKEDPPVSQAYVDSKYFDVLNFSFLPQKEDEVLSQLQQALDQNDSRYGWIAVCLDGFTSRGEKTLKAEIENIADRYDRDKIELNLTYRDVAAVLADPLYADFKGKLEKSELSEELKKDIDQQCKLYFSKLRMD
- a CDS encoding AAA family ATPase, encoding MFLKKIALNHYGPISSQQLDIGKGIQIIWGPNEAGKTLTIDAVLKLMLGKSARDFNDIDRVNQLPDGYLLLEEDQGQQLKIDSANSLSKFIGISPRDVRNIMVIRNSDLSLDLEADYYRTVTDRLTGLQTERIEKLAGMFRQYGRLTEQGSLSNSREHGYIKNKREEAKQLKKEIDSYLSEAQKNHLDELEVTSLRLSKKLGETKQQLAEYDRLAAFNDFKQLEDNIAQLKILTGQFQQYQKYTQESYNHLLKLKSDISTDDDNIKVAAAESSNLDKTIDGLAVKKGEVESKLKPLDDKAKNLVELKEELAFWQHQNMEAENKVFLWVSLALLAMGFISLVPLIMYQVLAYLWLPLILVFLFLAFFGFYWYQKQKYRSYLLGLSKLLDKFSRWGIKAQSLREAAVEVSRFEEQKQILEEEKLGLEKELDIKRGHRQSLAADTKRHSQNLSDSREQVSDILNQLGVESEQALAKKLEEKRDIQYRAGQVFQWLNQKFELSYENENDMDYIGKKLIEIDSLAQEKKPQGYSSNQVLRRIDQKYYQQLKQELTELEVELGENNKKLEDHQFALRDMQKKLDNLEIECSNIEIDNLAKLPKAAVLLEDFAAEIDRRAEAAEEAIAILGQISQEEQLKVSDIFETLSASDYFHQVTGGRYSRIYYEPEQKKVKVVNRKGESLEATQLSRGTYDQLYLAIRVALAQKVFTEPSFFILDDAFIYSDTDRLKQQFELLASLAQEGWSFIYFTVKDEIKQMAGSISSHHIISMEGN
- a CDS encoding class I SAM-dependent methyltransferase, with the translated sequence MNNFKYNAQLYDLQIDWEARLAREMELLLHIINKYRVNSILDIGCGTGHHLQALSGYVDKLVGLDPLKDTIEYAQNKVVTAKNVTLKVGGFEDLGHMDLPEFDLVMSLGNTLTLPGTRRKVKQALKHCRKKLSKEGAALFQFLNFNRSIIEKNSYYRPKVVRWEGKQYLFLKHFNYGRIKTKADFIIAGIGDGDKVEHFEINSSLMCTLKRSLFISMAKNAGYSDIELRGPSGKEGFNYQKDISLYALLNK